The Actinomycetes bacterium genome contains the following window.
CTTCATCGGTGGGGCTCGAGTTCCCTGCCGCCGTCTACAAGACGAATCCGCCCGCCCCTGGTGTGCGGGCCCATGACCGGCCAATACGTCGAAATCGGCGGCGGCCATAAGCGACTGCGAGTCAGGAGAGGCCCCTGCGGTCTCCCGTCTTGCGGCTGCTAGTTGGAGTACTGGTCAGTCAGGCGACGCAACCCAATCCCCAAACCGGGGATGCTCCAAGTCGCAGTCGACAGCCTGGAGGGTGGCTGCCTCTGCGACGGTTATGACCGCGACTCCGTCCGATACCGGCCGAAACAATGACCGGCCGCCAATGGGGAGGAAGACGAGCACAACGAATCAGACAACAATTCAAACCATTGATCGAAGCGTGCGAAGTGGTCTGCCACTTCTGCGGCCGCCTCATCATCCCCGGCCAACGATGGGACATCGACCACATCGAGGCACACGCCAACGGCGGCGGCGAACGCAACTACATGGAAAGATTCACCACACAAACATTCAAAGCATCCGTGACCCGAGGCGCAGGTAAACGCGCACCACTGCTCACGTTGCATAACTACAAACAGTTCCCCGTTGGTAAACCAATCGAATGGGACATCCAACCCGACGGACTGTGGTGCAAGTGGCAGCTCGATCTGAAATCAGAAGCCGGTGCCGAAGCATTCCGGCAAGCCGACGAAGGCTTCGTCACAGGCCTATCGGTTGGCTTCGCTGCCGGACCCGAAGACCGCGTCGAAGAGATCGACGACCAGTTGCATGTCACCCGAGGCCCAGCCGAACTACGCGAAGTGTCACTGGTATCCGTACCCGCATA
Protein-coding sequences here:
- a CDS encoding HK97 family phage prohead protease codes for the protein MIEACEVVCHFCGRLIIPGQRWDIDHIEAHANGGGERNYMERFTTQTFKASVTRGAGKRAPLLTLHNYKQFPVGKPIEWDIQPDGLWCKWQLDLKSEAGAEAFRQADEGFVTGLSVGFAAGPEDRVEEIDDQLHVTRGPAELREVSLVSVPAYADATVEATRTATPPSKKPTGNLSTRLRQLKAKQISERVLLARLGPEARADYERITLQRFHKECAGLLYQGDQLRLNGDGSFTPYGPKRTLIAKALDLGL